Proteins from one Periplaneta americana isolate PAMFEO1 chromosome 6, P.americana_PAMFEO1_priV1, whole genome shotgun sequence genomic window:
- the ECSIT gene encoding evolutionarily conserved signaling intermediate in Toll pathway, mitochondrial isoform X1: MFRNYILLPVSHYFKNSKSMLRWPTTCPLSVSLGSVFIIKPRRDIVLTQNRLLHLHNPLNAEKSLVPRDFFENIENKSKETFLDMIRIFENRDIHRRGHVEFIYAALRHMEVFGVHKDLEVYKSLIDVLPKGKFIPTNIFQAEFQHYPKQQQCIIDLLEQMEDNGVMPDPEMESLLINIFGKRGHPVRKYWRMMYWMPKFKNISPWPLPNPVPNDSFELAKMAIQRISSLDLQTKITVYQASELPDSIDDTWIVSAQSPVQKELLDAHPHDVSIFVEGAFRVWLRTASVSYFILRADPRPKPKPPPSDMDGQELMKPPSVHEQEDGTIFAVCATGTSSRDSLLSWIRCLEADGNTALAEIPILFTLKSPLGEVVPISDTGESSEDKNITSGTDKLDS, from the exons atgtttagaaattatattttacttccAGTAtcccactattttaaaaattctaaaagTATGTTAAGGTGGCCTACTACATGTCCACTATCAGTGAGCTTAGGAAGTGTCTTTATTATCAAACCGAGAAGAGATATTGTTTTGACGCAAAACAGGCTACTACATCTACATAACCCTCTAAATGCAGAGAAGTCACTAGTGCCGAGGGACTTTTTTGAAAACATTGAAAACAAGAGCAAAGAAACGTTTTTAGATATGATACGAATATTCGAAAATAGAGATATTCATAGACGAGGGCATGTTGAATTCATCTATGCAGCTTTACGTCATATGGAAGTATTTGGTGTTCACAAGGACTTGGAAGTGTACAAATCTTTAATCGATGTTTTGCCAAAAGGAAAGTTTATTCCAACAAATATATTTCAAGCTGAATTTCAACATTATCCCAAACAGCAGCAGTGTATAATAGATCTGTTGGAGCAAATGGAGGACAATG GTGTGATGCCAGACCCAGAGATGGAGAGTCTTCTTATAAACATTTTTGGTAAGCGAGGCCACCCAGTGCGCAAGTATTGGCGCATGATGTATTGGATGCCCAAGTTCAAGAATATTTCACCATGGCCACTTCCGAATCCAGTTCCTAATGACAGCTTCGAGCTTGCAAAGATGGCAATTCAACGTATAAGCAGTCTCGATCTTCAGACTAAAATAACAGTTTACCAG GCATCTGAACTGCCAGATTCAATAGACGATACTTGGATAGTAAGTGCACAGTCTCCAGTTCAGAAGGAGTTGCTAGATGCACATCCTCATGATGTTTCAATTTTTGTGGAAGGTGCATTTAGAGTCTGGCTGCGGACTGCTTCTGTTAGTTATTTCATCCTTCGTGCAGATCCACGACCGAAGCCTAAACCACCTCCATCAGATATGGACG GACAAGAACTAATGAAGCCACCTTCAGTTCACGAGCAAGAAGATGGAACCATCTTTGCAGTGTGTGCCACAGGTACCTCGAGTAGAGACTCTCTGTTGTCATGGATTCGATGTCTCGAAGCAGATGGGAACACTGCGCTAGCCGAGATTCCAATTCTCTTCACGTTGAAATCACCTCTCGGAGAAGTTGTACCGATAAGTGATACAGGAGAATCATCGgaggataaaaatataacatcAGGAACTGACAAACTAGATAGTTAG
- the ECSIT gene encoding evolutionarily conserved signaling intermediate in Toll pathway, mitochondrial isoform X2, with protein MFRNYILLPVSHYFKNSKSMLRWPTTCPLSVSLGSVFIIKPRRDIVLTQNRLLHLHNPLNAEKSLVPRDFFENIENKSKETFLDMIRIFENRDIHRRGHVEFIYAALRHMEVFGVHKDLEVYKSLIDVLPKGKFIPTNIFQAEFQHYPKQQQCIIDLLEQMEDNGVMPDPEMESLLINIFGKRGHPVRKYWRMMYWMPKFKNISPWPLPNPVPNDSFELAKMAIQRISSLDLQTKITVYQASELPDSIDDTWIVSAQSPVQKELLDAHPHDVSIFVEGAFRVWLRTASVSYFILRADPRPKPKPPPSDMDDVGNLRIPFFEMPSPGQELMKPPSVHEQEDGTIFAVCATGTSSRDSLLSWIRCLEADGNTALAEIPILFTLKSPLGEVVPISDTGESSEDKNITSGTDKLDS; from the exons atgtttagaaattatattttacttccAGTAtcccactattttaaaaattctaaaagTATGTTAAGGTGGCCTACTACATGTCCACTATCAGTGAGCTTAGGAAGTGTCTTTATTATCAAACCGAGAAGAGATATTGTTTTGACGCAAAACAGGCTACTACATCTACATAACCCTCTAAATGCAGAGAAGTCACTAGTGCCGAGGGACTTTTTTGAAAACATTGAAAACAAGAGCAAAGAAACGTTTTTAGATATGATACGAATATTCGAAAATAGAGATATTCATAGACGAGGGCATGTTGAATTCATCTATGCAGCTTTACGTCATATGGAAGTATTTGGTGTTCACAAGGACTTGGAAGTGTACAAATCTTTAATCGATGTTTTGCCAAAAGGAAAGTTTATTCCAACAAATATATTTCAAGCTGAATTTCAACATTATCCCAAACAGCAGCAGTGTATAATAGATCTGTTGGAGCAAATGGAGGACAATG GTGTGATGCCAGACCCAGAGATGGAGAGTCTTCTTATAAACATTTTTGGTAAGCGAGGCCACCCAGTGCGCAAGTATTGGCGCATGATGTATTGGATGCCCAAGTTCAAGAATATTTCACCATGGCCACTTCCGAATCCAGTTCCTAATGACAGCTTCGAGCTTGCAAAGATGGCAATTCAACGTATAAGCAGTCTCGATCTTCAGACTAAAATAACAGTTTACCAG GCATCTGAACTGCCAGATTCAATAGACGATACTTGGATAGTAAGTGCACAGTCTCCAGTTCAGAAGGAGTTGCTAGATGCACATCCTCATGATGTTTCAATTTTTGTGGAAGGTGCATTTAGAGTCTGGCTGCGGACTGCTTCTGTTAGTTATTTCATCCTTCGTGCAGATCCACGACCGAAGCCTAAACCACCTCCATCAGATATGGACG ATGTTGGTAATTTAAGAATTCCGTTCTTCGAAATGCCTTCCCCAGGACAAGAACTAATGAAGCCACCTTCAGTTCACGAGCAAGAAGATGGAACCATCTTTGCAGTGTGTGCCACAGGTACCTCGAGTAGAGACTCTCTGTTGTCATGGATTCGATGTCTCGAAGCAGATGGGAACACTGCGCTAGCCGAGATTCCAATTCTCTTCACGTTGAAATCACCTCTCGGAGAAGTTGTACCGATAAGTGATACAGGAGAATCATCGgaggataaaaatataacatcAGGAACTGACAAACTAGATAGTTAG
- the Nubp2 gene encoding cytosolic Fe-S cluster assembly factor Nubp2 homolog produces MLSGVKHIILILSGKGGVGKSTVSTQLALTFKEAGYKVGLLDVDLCGPSIPYLLNLEEKDVHQCPQGWVPVYADQEQKLAVMSIGFLLKSKNDAVVWRGPKKHAMIKQFLTDVYWQDIDYLIIDTPPGTSDEHITVMENLRTLKCDGAILVTTPQAVAIEDVRKELTFCRKTGIPVLGVIENMSGFVCPTCTECTNIFSSGGGQSLADIANIPFLGSVPIDPRIGLSAEKGQSCVATIPDSPVSTVFQNLVKILTKSNVGPGGDQPMDVQESS; encoded by the exons atgttatcggGTGTTAAACATatcattcttattctgtctggTAAAGGTGGTGTTGGAAAATCTACTGTAAGCACACAACTGGCCTTAACTTTTAAAGAAGCTGGTTATAAg gttGGATTGTTAGACGTCGACTTATGTGGCCCTAGTATACCGTATCTTCTCAATCTGGAAGAAAAAGATGTGCATCAGTGTCCTCAAGG ATGGGTACCTGTTTATGCTGATCAGGAACAGAAACTTGCTGTTATGTCAATAGGATTCCTCCTGAAAAGTAAAAATGATGCTGTTGTTTGGCGTGGACCTAAGAAACacg CAATGATCAAGCAGTTCCTGACTGATGTGTACTGGCAAGATATAGATTATCTTATTATTGACACTCCACCTGGGACATCGGATGAACACATAACTGTCATGGAAAACTTGAG AACTCTGAAGTGTGATGGAGCCATTCTTGTAACAACTCCACAGGCAGTTGCTATTGAAGATGTGCGCAAGGAACTCACTTTTTGTCGCAAGACTGGAATTCCAGTACTCGGAGTGATAGAAAATATGAGTGGCTTTGTCTGCCCCACATGCACA GAATGCACCAACATCTTCTCAAGTGGTGGTGGACAATCTTTGGCAGATATTGCTAATATTCCATTTCTAGGAAGTGTGCCAATAGACCCACGAATTGGACTCAGTGCAGAGAAAGGACAGAGCTGTGTAGCAACAATTCCGGACTCTCCAGTTTCTACAGTTTTTCAGAACTTGGTGAAGATACTAACTAAATCTAATGTGGGGCCAGGAGGAGATCAGCCCATGGATGTGCAGGAATCATCATGA